Proteins from a genomic interval of Helicobacter pylori Shi112:
- the atpD gene encoding F0F1 ATP synthase subunit beta, producing the protein MEGRIIQVLGPVVDVEFESYLPAIFEALDINFEVNGTQKSLVLEVAAHLGGNRVRAIAMDMTEGLVRNQAVKARGKMIEVPVGEEVLGRIFNVVGESIDNLEPLKPSLTWPIHRKAPSFEQQSTETEMFETGIKVIDLLAPYSKGGKVGLFGGAGVGKTVIIMELIHNVAYKHNGYSVFAGVGERTREGNDLYFEMKEGGVLDKVALCYGQMNEPPGARNRIAFTGLTMAEYFRDEKGLDVLMFIDNIFRYAQSGAEMSALLGRIPSAVGYQPTLAGEMGKLQERIASTKNGSITSVQAVYVPADDLTDPAPASVFAHLDATTVLNRKIAEKGIYPAVDPLDSTSRILSPQMIGEKHYEIATGIQQVLQKYKDLQDIIAILGLDELSEEDKKIVERARKIEKFLSQPFFVAEVFTGSPGKYVTLQETLEGFGGILEGKYDHIPENAFYMVGSIQEVLEKAKNMKNS; encoded by the coding sequence ATGGAAGGTAGAATCATTCAGGTTTTAGGCCCGGTGGTAGATGTGGAGTTTGAGTCCTATCTACCGGCGATTTTTGAAGCGTTAGACATTAATTTTGAAGTCAATGGCACTCAAAAATCTTTAGTTTTAGAGGTGGCAGCCCATTTGGGCGGTAATCGGGTGCGAGCGATTGCTATGGATATGACAGAAGGCTTAGTGCGTAACCAAGCCGTCAAAGCTCGTGGCAAAATGATTGAAGTGCCTGTGGGCGAAGAAGTGTTAGGGCGCATTTTTAATGTTGTGGGCGAGAGTATTGACAATTTAGAGCCTCTTAAGCCGTCCTTAACCTGGCCCATCCACAGAAAAGCCCCTAGTTTTGAGCAGCAAAGCACTGAAACAGAAATGTTTGAAACCGGTATCAAAGTCATTGACTTGCTCGCACCTTATTCTAAGGGTGGTAAAGTAGGCTTGTTTGGTGGGGCTGGCGTAGGCAAAACGGTGATTATTATGGAGCTTATCCATAATGTGGCTTATAAGCATAATGGGTATTCGGTGTTTGCAGGTGTGGGGGAGCGCACCAGAGAAGGGAATGATTTGTATTTTGAGATGAAAGAAGGGGGCGTTTTAGACAAAGTCGCGCTGTGCTATGGGCAAATGAATGAGCCGCCAGGCGCGAGAAACCGCATCGCATTCACCGGCTTGACGATGGCGGAGTATTTTCGTGATGAAAAGGGCTTAGATGTGTTGATGTTTATTGACAACATCTTTAGATACGCTCAAAGCGGTGCGGAAATGAGCGCGCTATTAGGCCGTATCCCTTCAGCCGTGGGGTATCAGCCCACGCTAGCCGGGGAAATGGGGAAACTTCAAGAGCGTATCGCTTCCACTAAAAATGGTTCTATCACTTCCGTTCAAGCGGTGTATGTGCCAGCAGATGACTTGACTGACCCAGCCCCTGCTTCGGTGTTTGCGCATTTGGATGCGACTACGGTATTGAACAGAAAGATCGCTGAAAAAGGGATTTATCCAGCAGTGGATCCCTTGGATTCCACTTCAAGGATTTTAAGCCCTCAAATGATCGGCGAGAAACACTATGAAATCGCTACCGGTATCCAGCAGGTTTTGCAAAAATACAAGGATTTGCAAGATATTATTGCGATTTTGGGCTTAGACGAATTGAGCGAAGAGGATAAAAAGATTGTTGAGAGGGCCAGAAAAATTGAGAAGTTTTTATCCCAGCCGTTTTTTGTGGCTGAAGTTTTTACAGGAAGTCCCGGTAAATATGTAACCCTTCAAGAGACTTTAGAGGGCTTTGGAGGGATTTTAGAGGGCAAATACGATCACATTCCTGAAAACGCGTTTTACATGGTGGGCAGCATTCAAGAGGTTTTAGAAAAAGCTAAAAACATGAAAAATTCCTAA
- the atpG gene encoding ATP synthase F1 subunit gamma, with the protein MANLRDIRKKIGSVKNTQKITHAMKLVSTSKLRKAEEVARNSRAYALKLDAVFDDVLSKMKNQGIEDIQSKYFRELERLEIKKVDIIFITADKGLCGGFNTNTIKKVLACTNEYKEKDIKVRLRGIGKKGNEYFSFNGIEVLDKINNLSSMPNYERAQEFMKKVVEDYLSGKTDKVIIIHNGFKNMISQEIRVKTILPIGYKIIHQNPQPNETQETITSEPSGSEDEILDSLAEKYVEYSLYYALIDSLAAEHSARMQAMDTATNNAKDLVKTLTISYNKARQEAITTELVEINAGVEALK; encoded by the coding sequence ATGGCGAATTTAAGAGACATTAGAAAGAAAATTGGAAGCGTTAAAAACACGCAAAAAATCACGCATGCGATGAAACTCGTTTCCACTTCCAAGCTAAGAAAAGCCGAAGAGGTTGCAAGAAATTCCAGAGCGTATGCCTTGAAACTGGACGCTGTGTTTGATGATGTGCTATCCAAGATGAAAAATCAAGGGATTGAAGACATTCAAAGCAAGTATTTTAGGGAACTAGAAAGACTTGAAATCAAAAAAGTGGATATTATTTTTATCACAGCCGATAAGGGGCTTTGTGGGGGTTTTAACACCAATACTATTAAAAAAGTTTTAGCATGCACGAATGAATACAAAGAAAAAGACATTAAAGTGCGTTTGCGCGGTATTGGTAAAAAGGGCAATGAGTATTTTAGTTTTAATGGGATAGAGGTTTTAGACAAGATCAACAATTTGAGTTCTATGCCTAATTATGAACGCGCTCAAGAATTCATGAAAAAAGTGGTAGAGGATTATTTGAGTGGGAAAACCGATAAGGTGATTATCATTCATAATGGCTTTAAAAACATGATCAGCCAAGAAATAAGAGTCAAAACAATTTTGCCTATTGGGTATAAAATCATCCACCAAAACCCTCAGCCTAATGAGACGCAAGAGACCATTACCAGTGAGCCAAGCGGGAGTGAAGATGAAATTTTAGACTCTTTGGCAGAAAAATATGTGGAGTATAGTTTATACTATGCTTTGATTGATTCTTTAGCCGCAGAGCACAGCGCTAGAATGCAGGCTATGGATACAGCGACAAATAACGCTAAAGATTTGGTTAAAACTTTAACTATTTCTTATAATAAAGCCAGACAAGAGGCGATTACGACCGAGCTAGTAGAAATCAATGCAGGCGTAGAAGCCCTAAAATAA
- the atpA gene encoding F0F1 ATP synthase subunit alpha — MSQLKLEEISSVIEEKIKNFELDCDMAEVGKVVSYADGVAKVYGLNGVMSYEVLEFETGDKGVAANLEEDSVGVIVFGFGNNIKEGTSVKRTKSLMKVPVGDAVVGRVLNALGEPIDGKGEIETNEFSLIEQKAPGIMDRKSVHEPLQTGIKAIDALVPIGRGQRELIIGDKQTGKTTVAIDAIINQKGQNVICIYVAIGQKESTVVQVVRKLEEYGAMEYSVVINASASDSAAMQYLAPYSGVAMGEYFRDHARHALIIYDDLSKHAVAYREISLILRRPPGREAFPGDVFYIHSRLLERAAKLCDEKGAGSLTALPIVETQAGDVSAYIPTNIISITDGQIFLETDLFYSGIRPAINVGLSVSRVGGAAQIKATKQVSGTLRLDLAQYRELQAFTQFASDLDEASKKQLERGQRMVEVLKQAPYSPLPIEKQVVIIYAGAKGFLDSVSVKKVVDFEEQLHPFLEAKYPQVLEEIHTKKVLDKDLEAMLRKVLEEFKLTYSE; from the coding sequence ATGTCCCAACTAAAATTGGAAGAAATCAGCTCGGTTATTGAAGAAAAAATCAAGAATTTTGAACTTGATTGCGATATGGCTGAAGTAGGAAAAGTCGTTTCATACGCTGATGGTGTGGCTAAGGTTTATGGCTTAAATGGTGTGATGTCGTATGAAGTGCTGGAGTTTGAAACAGGGGATAAAGGCGTTGCGGCTAACTTAGAAGAAGATAGCGTTGGCGTGATTGTGTTTGGTTTTGGCAACAATATTAAAGAGGGGACTAGCGTTAAGCGCACGAAGAGTTTGATGAAAGTTCCTGTGGGTGATGCGGTTGTGGGGCGCGTGTTGAACGCTTTGGGTGAGCCTATTGATGGCAAGGGTGAGATAGAAACGAATGAGTTTAGCCTCATCGAGCAAAAAGCCCCGGGCATTATGGACAGAAAATCGGTGCATGAGCCTTTACAAACGGGCATTAAAGCTATTGATGCGTTGGTGCCTATTGGGCGTGGGCAAAGGGAATTGATCATTGGGGACAAGCAAACCGGTAAAACCACCGTAGCGATCGATGCGATCATTAACCAAAAGGGGCAAAATGTGATCTGTATCTATGTGGCTATTGGGCAAAAAGAATCCACTGTCGTGCAAGTGGTCCGCAAATTAGAAGAATACGGAGCGATGGAATACAGCGTCGTGATCAACGCTTCGGCTTCAGATTCAGCTGCAATGCAATATTTAGCCCCTTATTCAGGTGTGGCTATGGGGGAATACTTTAGAGATCATGCCCGCCATGCCCTAATCATTTATGATGATTTGAGTAAGCATGCTGTCGCTTACAGAGAAATTTCTTTGATTTTGAGAAGACCCCCAGGTAGGGAGGCTTTTCCTGGAGATGTGTTTTATATCCACTCACGGCTTTTAGAAAGAGCAGCTAAACTTTGCGATGAAAAAGGTGCAGGCTCTTTGACCGCACTCCCTATTGTGGAAACTCAAGCGGGCGATGTTTCAGCTTATATCCCTACGAATATCATTTCTATTACAGACGGGCAAATTTTCTTAGAAACGGATTTGTTTTATTCAGGGATCCGCCCGGCTATCAATGTGGGCTTATCGGTTTCAAGGGTTGGAGGGGCCGCTCAAATCAAAGCGACCAAGCAGGTTTCAGGGACTTTGCGCTTGGATTTAGCGCAATACAGAGAGTTGCAAGCCTTCACGCAATTCGCTTCTGATTTAGATGAAGCGAGTAAAAAGCAATTAGAAAGGGGGCAACGCATGGTAGAAGTGCTGAAACAAGCCCCTTATTCGCCCTTGCCTATTGAAAAGCAAGTGGTCATTATTTACGCTGGGGCTAAGGGCTTTTTAGATAGCGTGAGCGTGAAAAAAGTCGTGGATTTTGAAGAGCAACTGCACCCTTTCTTGGAAGCAAAATACCCCCAAGTTTTAGAAGAAATCCACACTAAAAAAGTGCTAGATAAGGATTTAGAAGCCATGCTAAGAAAAGTCTTAGAGGAATTTAAGCTCACTTATAGCGAGTAG
- a CDS encoding F0F1 ATP synthase subunit delta — protein sequence MQDLKVIANHYTKALKNHTKGDLALLEEIIMGFKNVAEAIKLHKLNRVLAHVSLKVKKEVVFEILEKITSTKACSVLKPVMEVVLKNNRLEMLELITQELSFDSKKTLEATLLVPQKLENNELEAVQQKLQARFNAPIEIAQDTWSKKGVSLSVSSLDLEIGFSKEDILKKIEKQVIQSI from the coding sequence ATGCAAGATTTAAAAGTGATCGCTAACCATTATACTAAAGCGTTGAAAAACCACACTAAAGGCGATTTAGCGTTATTGGAAGAAATCATTATGGGGTTTAAAAATGTGGCAGAAGCCATAAAATTGCACAAACTCAACCGGGTGTTAGCCCATGTTTCTTTAAAAGTGAAAAAAGAGGTTGTGTTTGAAATCTTAGAAAAAATAACTTCCACAAAAGCATGTTCAGTGTTAAAGCCTGTGATGGAAGTGGTGTTAAAAAATAACAGGCTTGAGATGCTGGAATTGATCACTCAAGAGCTGTCTTTTGATTCTAAAAAGACTTTAGAAGCCACGCTTTTAGTCCCACAAAAGCTTGAAAATAATGAGCTAGAAGCCGTGCAGCAAAAATTGCAAGCGCGTTTTAACGCTCCTATAGAAATCGCTCAAGACACTTGGTCTAAAAAAGGGGTTTCTTTGAGCGTTTCAAGCCTGGATTTAGAAATAGGCTTTTCTAAAGAAGATATTTTAAAGAAAATAGAAAAACAGGTTATTCAATCTATTTAA
- a CDS encoding F0F1 ATP synthase subunit B, translated as MFLVKMVLGFLIFLSPLCATGLDISQTDIIERSLNFLLFAGILWYFLAKKLRSFLHSKSLEISKRLEEIQAQLKVSKENKKKLLKELEQAKEKAELIISDANKEAYTITQKYELQTKMDVENLIKNSRALMDLEVKKIKRELVESVFKDLRESKKVSFNAQDCVNILKQRL; from the coding sequence ATGTTTTTAGTTAAAATGGTGTTAGGGTTTTTGATCTTTTTAAGCCCTTTGTGCGCTACTGGATTGGATATTTCACAAACAGATATTATAGAGCGTTCTTTAAATTTCCTCTTATTTGCGGGGATTTTGTGGTATTTTCTGGCTAAAAAACTGCGTTCATTTTTGCACTCCAAAAGCCTTGAAATCTCCAAACGCTTAGAAGAGATTCAAGCCCAACTTAAAGTGAGTAAAGAAAATAAGAAAAAACTCTTAAAAGAATTAGAGCAAGCCAAAGAAAAAGCGGAATTGATCATTTCTGATGCGAATAAAGAAGCTTACACGATCACGCAAAAATATGAATTGCAAACCAAAATGGATGTGGAAAATTTGATCAAAAATTCTAGGGCGTTGATGGATTTAGAAGTTAAAAAGATCAAAAGAGAGTTGGTTGAAAGCGTTTTTAAAGATCTAAGAGAGAGCAAAAAAGTCTCTTTCAATGCACAAGATTGCGTGAATATTTTGAAACAAAGGCTTTAA
- a CDS encoding FoF1 ATP synthase subunit B', with the protein MNISVNPYLMAVVFVVFVLLLWAMNVWVYRPLLAFMDNRQAEIKDSLAKIKTDNTQSVEIRHQIETLLKEAAEKRREMIAEAIQKATESYDAVIKQKENELNQEFEAFAKQLQNEKQALKEQLQAQMPVFEDELNKRVAMGLGS; encoded by the coding sequence ATGAATATATCGGTTAACCCCTATTTAATGGCGGTCGTTTTTGTGGTGTTTGTGTTATTGTTGTGGGCGATGAATGTTTGGGTGTATAGGCCTTTGTTGGCTTTTATGGATAACAGGCAGGCAGAGATAAAGGATAGCTTGGCTAAAATCAAAACGGATAACACCCAAAGCGTGGAGATCCGCCATCAAATTGAGACTCTTCTTAAAGAAGCGGCTGAAAAGCGTAGGGAAATGATAGCAGAAGCGATTCAAAAAGCTACAGAGTCCTATGACGCTGTGATCAAGCAAAAAGAGAACGAACTCAATCAAGAGTTTGAAGCGTTCGCAAAGCAGTTGCAAAATGAAAAGCAAGCGCTAAAAGAGCAGTTGCAAGCGCAAATGCCGGTATTTGAAGACGAATTAAACAAGCGTGTGGCTATGGGTTTAGGGAGTTGA
- a CDS encoding ParB/RepB/Spo0J family partition protein: MAKNKVLGRGLADIFPEINEVYEQGLYERANRVVELGIDEVMPNPYQPRKVFSEDSLEELAQSIKEHGLLQPVLVVSENGRYHLIAGERRLRASKLAKMPTIKAIVVDIEQEKMREVALIENIQREDLNPLELARSYKELLESYQMTQEELSKIVKKSRAHVANIMRLLTLSSNVQNALLEEKITSGHAKVLVGLDEEKQELILNSIMGQKLSVRQTEDLARDFKINANFENKKHGFKETQTLIAEDELERFNQSLWDHYKLKATLKGNKIVLRCYENSLLEAFMKKMMS, from the coding sequence ATGGCAAAAAATAAAGTGTTGGGTAGGGGTTTAGCGGATATTTTCCCTGAAATCAATGAAGTGTATGAGCAGGGGCTATATGAAAGAGCGAATCGGGTTGTGGAGCTTGGTATTGATGAGGTGATGCCTAATCCTTACCAGCCTAGGAAGGTCTTTAGCGAAGATTCTTTAGAAGAATTGGCGCAATCCATTAAAGAACATGGTTTGTTGCAACCGGTTTTAGTGGTGAGTGAGAACGGGCGTTACCATTTGATCGCCGGTGAAAGGCGCTTAAGAGCGAGCAAATTGGCTAAAATGCCCACGATTAAGGCGATTGTTGTGGATATTGAGCAAGAAAAAATGCGTGAAGTCGCCTTGATTGAAAATATCCAGCGCGAAGATTTAAACCCTTTAGAGTTGGCTAGATCTTATAAAGAATTGCTTGAAAGCTATCAAATGACTCAAGAAGAGCTCTCTAAAATCGTTAAAAAATCCCGAGCCCATGTGGCTAATATCATGCGTTTATTGACGCTTTCTTCTAATGTTCAAAACGCTCTTTTAGAAGAAAAAATCACTTCAGGGCATGCAAAAGTTTTGGTGGGTTTGGATGAAGAAAAACAAGAATTGATCTTAAATTCCATTATGGGGCAGAAACTCAGCGTGCGCCAGACAGAAGATTTAGCGCGTGATTTTAAAATAAACGCAAATTTTGAAAATAAAAAACATGGTTTCAAGGAAACCCAAACGCTCATCGCTGAAGATGAACTAGAACGCTTTAATCAAAGTTTGTGGGATCATTACAAGCTTAAAGCCACTTTGAAAGGGAATAAAATCGTTTTACGATGTTATGAAAATTCTCTTTTAGAGGCTTTTATGAAAAAAATGATGTCTTAA
- the soj gene encoding chromosome partitioning ATPase Soj, protein MSEIIAVANQKGGVGKTTTAVNLAASLAVHEKKILLIDFDPQANATSSLGFRRDKIDYDIYHVLIGRKQISQVILKTQMPFLDLVPSNLGLAGFEKTFYDSVQDENKRGELMLKNALESVVGLYDYIIIDSPPALGPLTINSLSAAHSVIIPIQCEFFALEGTKLLLNTIRMLQKSTNPKLKIRGFLPTMHVPQLNLTKGVLAELFKYFDSEFFRDSTTGEYIMIPKSVKLAESPSFGKPILLYDIKSNGSVAYQKLAQSILQG, encoded by the coding sequence ATGAGTGAAATCATTGCAGTGGCCAATCAAAAAGGGGGTGTGGGCAAAACGACAACGGCGGTTAATTTAGCGGCTTCTTTGGCGGTGCATGAAAAAAAAATCTTGTTGATTGATTTTGACCCTCAAGCCAACGCCACTTCAAGCTTGGGTTTTAGGCGAGATAAAATTGATTATGATATTTATCATGTGTTGATTGGCCGTAAGCAAATTTCTCAAGTGATCTTAAAAACCCAAATGCCTTTTTTGGATCTAGTGCCTTCTAATTTGGGTTTAGCCGGGTTTGAAAAAACCTTTTATGATAGCGTTCAAGATGAGAATAAACGAGGCGAGCTCATGCTCAAAAACGCCTTAGAGAGCGTGGTGGGGCTTTATGATTATATCATTATTGATTCCCCGCCAGCTCTAGGGCCTCTCACGATCAATTCGCTTTCAGCAGCCCATTCGGTGATCATTCCTATCCAATGCGAATTTTTTGCCCTTGAAGGCACTAAATTATTGCTTAACACCATTAGAATGCTGCAAAAAAGCACGAACCCTAAACTCAAAATCAGAGGTTTTTTACCCACGATGCATGTCCCTCAACTCAATTTGACAAAAGGGGTTTTAGCGGAATTGTTCAAGTATTTTGACTCAGAGTTTTTTAGAGATTCAACTACAGGAGAGTATATTATGATCCCTAAAAGCGTGAAACTAGCGGAATCGCCTAGTTTTGGTAAGCCCATCTTACTCTATGATATTAAATCTAATGGCAGTGTCGCTTATCAAAAATTAGCTCAAAGCATTCTTCAGGGGTAG